GCTTCCAGAAATTTCTGGTCAAAGGATGCGTTGTGGGCGACCAGGGGATAACTGCTGATAAAGCGGGCAAAATTCTCCATCACCAACTCCGCGGGCGGAGCCTCGACCAGCATGGTATTGGAAATACCGGTGATGGTTTCAATCTCCCTGGTGATCAGGAAGCCCGGATTGATAAGGCTTTGAAACCGGTCCAGAACCGTTCCGTCACCGAGTTTGACGGCGCCGATTTCAATGGCGCGATCACCACGATCCGGGTACATGCCGGTGGTCTCAAAGTCGAGAACAATGATTGTTTCGTTATGGTCGAAGAGGTTCAAAATAGCAAATCCTGATTTTATGGATGAATTCATTATCCTGACTGAGTATGATGCAGGATATTCCCGTGTGAAACCTGATTGGTTATGATTCTCCCTGAGAAGCTCTGTTCTGTCAATGTGCAGGCTGTTTTTTTGGTCTTTTTATCCATACTGCGAAATTTCGCAGATGCCAACTTTCGCTTCCTTTTGCCGTTGAGGTAAACCAGTGCCGGGTCGCAAAAACAAACCGGGGCGCGCGCCCAAAAAATACAGCCAGGCGGCCCGCCTGCATGACCTGATCCGAATTCTCGAGGCGCGCTACGGGGCCACCGTCGAGGAACTGGTGGAAGAGTGCCAGGTCACCAGGCGGACTATCTACCGCGATTTGCAGGCGGTCGTCGAAGCGGGTTATCCTCTGGTGACCGAGCGGCAGGCGGATGGGCGGGTGCTCTATCAATTTATTTCCGGGTTCAGCAAAATTCCGCCGATTACCTTCTCTCTGGAAGAGCTGATGACCCTGTATTTCTGCCGTGGACAGCTCGAATTTTTGCAGGGAACTCCTTTTCAGGATGATCTCGAAGCGATTTTCGCTAAGATCCGCTCCAGCCTGCCGCCCCGCAGCGTCGCTCATCTGGAGCGGATTGCCGAAGTTTCGGCACCGCGTTTTCGCGGCTTTAAGGATTATTCCGACAAGCATGATCTGCTCATAAATCTGCGCCAGGCTTTATTGCGGCAGCAACGTTGCGAAATTGTCTATCAGCCGGCAAAGCGTGACAGCACCCGTTACCTGATCGACCCGTATACCATGTTGTTTTTCAATAACGGACTCTATATCGGCGGTTTTGCCCACAATCGAAATGCCCTGCGCCTGTTTGCCGTGGATCGCATCGAAAGCCTGGCCGTGCTGGACGAGCGCTTTGAGGTTCCGGCGGATTACCGGGCTGAGCAGTTGACCGGCTCGGCCTTCGGGCTGATCAATGAAGGGGATTCGTTTCCGCTGGAGCTCTATTTCTCCAAAGAGATCGCTCATCTTATCGGGGAACGGATCTGGCATCCGGAACAGCAGCTGGAAGTCCACGACGACGGTGGGATCGGCCTGCGTTTCAGTGCGAGCGGCGAAAAAGAAATCCTTGCCTGGGTCTATTCTTTTCTCCCCCATGTGCGTGTCATCGCTCCTGAATCATTACGCCAGAAATTTTTAGCGGGGTTGCGGGCGGGCCTGGAATTGAGCGGATAGAGTTGTGTGACATATTCTGTCACAGCGACATTCTATGATCATCTCAACCTAAACAGACAGGAGGTTGTCATGATCTGGTTGTCAGCATTAAACGGAGTAGAGGGTTACAGTAGTTACTTCGATGTTCGTGAACTGGATATCCGCTGCCGCAATCGCACCTGCAGTGGCTTGGTCAGTGGGATTGTCGGGGTAGGATCCCTGGAGTTCTGGGGCGACGTCAGGGTTGGTAAAGAGGATTCCGTCCAACTCCTGCAGATCTACAACGACGATGGCATGATTGAAACGATTCCGGACGGGGTGGACCAACAGCTGTTGCAACATGAACTTCTGGCAGAGGTCAAGTCTCTGCTGCAAGGTTTTGAAAATGCTGAATTTACTCCGGTTCCACGAAGATGGCATCCCGGAGTTGCTGAAAAAACGCAAAAAGATTGTTGTCTCGCGGCCTGACCTTCGGTCTGATATCCGGGAAAGGGTCGCTGAAGGAAACAGATGAGAACGATTGTCCTGGCTTCAACCAGCCCTTACCGAAAAGAACTGCTGGCCCAACTGCAAATCCCTTTTACCTGTGCCGCTCCGGATTATACCGAAATCCTCGACGATAGCGTGGCTCCGGCACTGCTGGTCAGACATCTGGCGCTGGGAAAAGCGCAAAGTCTGCGGGAGCGGTTTCCCGATGCGTTGATTATCGGTTCGGACCAGATTTTTGTCGATCAGCGTGGCCGCCCCGTCGGCAAGCCAGGCTCGTTTCATAATGCTTTTCAGCAGCTCAAGCAGATGGTCGGTCGGACCCATTGTTTCTATACGGGCCTGGCCCTTGTCGATAGCAGGAACGACGCCATTCAAACCGATTATGCGACCTTTTCCGTCAGCATGAGGGCTTTGAGTGACGAGCAGATCAAGGCTTATCTGCGCCGCGAGGAGCCCTTTGACTGTGCCGGATCGTTTAAAATAGAAGGTCTTGGGATTGCCCTCATGGAAAAAATGGCCGGGCATGATTACAATGCACTGATCGGCTTGCCACTCATCAAGCTAGTGATGATGCTGGAGAATTCCGGAGTCGATGTCTTATCCTGACTGGGATGGTCAGAATAATGAGAAGTCTCTTATCTTTTGTGTTGATTTTTTTTTGTGGTAGCGTTATTGTCCTGTTACACAGTTTCGATAAAAAAAAATATTTACCGAAAGGGCAAAGCCGGAGCAATCCGGTGACGCAAAGCCAACGGGTCCTTCAGAGTAAGGATGGCCGGGTTGCCGAAGAAAATGCAGCTTTTAAGCTTTTATAGCTAGAAAAATGCTCATTTCGGCAGCGGAATGGGTATTTTTTTTGGGGAGGCAAGCGGTTGCCTCCGTTGAAAAACACCCAGCTCGTCAATTGTTGACGTGCTGAACATGACAGACAGATGTCTCCGAAAAGGCAAAACCGGAGTAATCCGGCGACGCAAAGCCACGGGTCCTTCAGAGTAAGGATGGCCGGGTTGCCGAAGAGAATGCAGTGCATTTTTTCCAGCTCCCCCGTCTATAAAATGCGCTCATCTCCGGCAACGAGGTGAGCGCATTTTTTGTTTGACTGCTTTCTTCAGGGCATCGGGGGAATACTAAATGAAAAGTCAATTCTGCAGAATGTCGGCTTGTGCCGGGCTATTGGTGCTTCTTTTTGCAACCACCGCTTTGGCCAAATCGGTCACCCTCTCCTGGGATCCCAGCCCCAGCAATATCACCGGTTATAAGATCTATTACGATACCCAGTCGGCCGAGACCCCGTTTGTCGGGATCGACGCTATCGAAGGAGATTCTCCGATCGA
The Pelobacter seleniigenes DSM 18267 DNA segment above includes these coding regions:
- a CDS encoding helix-turn-helix transcriptional regulator, with protein sequence MPGRKNKPGRAPKKYSQAARLHDLIRILEARYGATVEELVEECQVTRRTIYRDLQAVVEAGYPLVTERQADGRVLYQFISGFSKIPPITFSLEELMTLYFCRGQLEFLQGTPFQDDLEAIFAKIRSSLPPRSVAHLERIAEVSAPRFRGFKDYSDKHDLLINLRQALLRQQRCEIVYQPAKRDSTRYLIDPYTMLFFNNGLYIGGFAHNRNALRLFAVDRIESLAVLDERFEVPADYRAEQLTGSAFGLINEGDSFPLELYFSKEIAHLIGERIWHPEQQLEVHDDGGIGLRFSASGEKEILAWVYSFLPHVRVIAPESLRQKFLAGLRAGLELSG
- a CDS encoding Maf family protein, with amino-acid sequence MRTIVLASTSPYRKELLAQLQIPFTCAAPDYTEILDDSVAPALLVRHLALGKAQSLRERFPDALIIGSDQIFVDQRGRPVGKPGSFHNAFQQLKQMVGRTHCFYTGLALVDSRNDAIQTDYATFSVSMRALSDEQIKAYLRREEPFDCAGSFKIEGLGIALMEKMAGHDYNALIGLPLIKLVMMLENSGVDVLS